A genomic window from Synechococcus sp. CBW1107 includes:
- a CDS encoding peroxiredoxin, with translation MTSTVFETPVGKAIQVGDRAPLIVLKDQNGTERRSDQLEGRPLVLFFYPKDDTPGCTMEACAFRDSHAELQALGAEVWGVSGDDGASHGRFSQRHQLPYPLLVDQGNSLRQAFGVPGALLNLLPGRVTYVIDGEGVVRHVFNNLLDGPAHAREAMAALRRLVPQA, from the coding sequence GTGACTTCCACTGTGTTCGAGACACCCGTGGGCAAGGCCATCCAGGTCGGTGACAGGGCTCCCCTGATCGTCCTGAAGGATCAGAACGGCACCGAGCGCCGCAGCGATCAGCTCGAAGGGCGTCCGCTGGTGCTCTTCTTCTATCCCAAGGACGACACCCCCGGCTGCACGATGGAGGCCTGCGCCTTCCGCGACAGTCACGCCGAATTGCAGGCCCTCGGCGCCGAGGTCTGGGGCGTGAGCGGCGATGACGGCGCCAGCCATGGGCGCTTCTCCCAGCGACATCAGCTCCCCTATCCCCTGCTGGTGGATCAGGGCAACAGCCTGCGCCAGGCCTTCGGCGTGCCTGGCGCCCTGCTCAACCTCCTGCCGGGCCGCGTCACCTATGTGATCGATGGCGAGGGCGTGGTGCGGCACGTGTTCAACAACCTGCTGGACGGGCCGGCCCATGCCCGTGAGGCCATGGCCGCCCTCAGGCGGCTGGTTCCCCAGGCCTGA
- a CDS encoding 3'-5' exonuclease — protein sequence MAAPSGSPQPLDPAGQQASRWQQTSLLSLVPEAAEPGPAEPIRAEPAAASPTAAVQTPPARATGSGPICPQQLLILDTETTGLDPEHDHCIEVGAVLFHVSSRAVLSQLSLLLPCQSNAAEGINGIDAAVSRLDQPWQAGLLYFQELVASADVIVAHNAAFDRAWFGRGPLPAIDKPWLCSMDDLRWPSERRLKASPSVRDLALAYGIPVWAAHRALTDCIYLAQVFERCDALESLLLAGLEPRRLYRAELPYDQRHRAREAGFRWNEPVARAWSRRLSEREARELDFPVSPVEPDAAGRHAA from the coding sequence ATGGCAGCACCGTCGGGATCCCCTCAGCCCCTGGATCCAGCAGGCCAGCAGGCCAGCCGCTGGCAGCAGACCAGCCTGCTCAGCCTTGTGCCCGAGGCGGCTGAACCGGGGCCGGCCGAACCGATCCGGGCTGAGCCGGCGGCCGCCTCCCCCACCGCTGCCGTGCAGACGCCGCCGGCCAGGGCCACCGGCTCTGGGCCGATCTGTCCTCAGCAGTTGCTGATCCTCGACACCGAGACCACCGGCCTGGACCCGGAGCACGACCACTGCATCGAAGTGGGAGCGGTGCTGTTTCATGTGTCCAGCCGCGCCGTGCTCAGCCAGCTGTCGCTGCTGCTGCCTTGCCAGAGCAACGCGGCCGAGGGCATCAACGGCATTGATGCCGCCGTGAGTCGGCTGGATCAGCCCTGGCAGGCAGGGTTGCTCTATTTCCAGGAGCTGGTGGCCAGCGCCGATGTGATCGTGGCCCACAACGCCGCCTTCGACCGCGCCTGGTTCGGCCGGGGGCCCCTGCCGGCGATCGACAAGCCCTGGCTGTGCAGCATGGATGACCTGCGCTGGCCGAGCGAGCGCCGCCTGAAGGCCAGCCCTTCGGTGCGGGATCTGGCCCTCGCCTATGGCATCCCGGTCTGGGCCGCCCACAGGGCCCTCACCGACTGCATCTATCTGGCCCAGGTCTTCGAGCGCTGCGACGCCCTGGAATCCCTGTTGCTGGCTGGCCTGGAGCCACGGCGGCTCTACCGGGCCGAGCTGCCCTACGACCAGCGCCATCGGGCACGGGAGGCGGGATTCCGCTGGAACGAACCCGTGGCCAGGGCCTGGAGCCGGCGCCTGAGCGAGCGGGAGGCCCGGGAGCTCGATTTCCCCGTCAGTCCGGTGGAGCCGGATGCCGCCGGGCGGCACGCCGCCTGA
- a CDS encoding Na/Pi cotransporter family protein, which produces MGGSAAIGALGGLGLFLMGMTVMSEALRALAGSRLRAWLLRFTRTPWSGALIGAATTAALQSSSATTVATVGFVQAGLISFPSSLGIIFGANVGSTGLGWLVALLGLKLDLAGLMPPLVALGACLRLLGRGRLAQIGFALAGFGVLFLGIDTLQQAMAGHGALLQPERFDGASVTGRFQLVLLGLLTTVITQSSGAGVATALTALTAGAIDLGQAGALVIGMDVGTTITAQIAALGASLSARRTAAAHLIFNLATAVMAFLLLPLYLGLGQRWLAGPIAADPEFALTAFHTGFNLLGVALLLPFTRSFAHLIQALLPSPDGRAADDLDEAPSADTVRALDLAQTAQQRGLLQLMRHLHQALGAAAGNGQRRAMSLDDLEADLARIEQYLDQIHLRHLDEPEAQRLLHLLHSLDHLQRLHERCEEEPERASTVRQSSSLQRERQDLLTALEQLEPLVESQQWGEVARRSQATGRSLHRRVKPFRQEVLAEVASGGVEVELASQRLEAIRWLRRVSQHLGRISGHLEAAALARGSGAPPCPTMSPG; this is translated from the coding sequence ATGGGTGGCAGTGCCGCCATCGGGGCCCTCGGGGGGCTCGGTCTGTTCCTGATGGGCATGACCGTGATGAGCGAGGCCCTGCGTGCCCTGGCCGGCAGCCGCCTGCGGGCGTGGCTCCTGCGCTTCACACGCACCCCCTGGTCCGGTGCCCTGATCGGCGCCGCCACCACCGCGGCGCTGCAGTCGTCGTCGGCCACCACCGTGGCCACGGTGGGATTCGTTCAGGCCGGGCTGATCAGCTTTCCCAGCTCCCTGGGCATCATCTTCGGAGCGAACGTGGGCAGCACCGGCCTGGGCTGGCTGGTGGCCCTGCTGGGCCTGAAGCTCGACCTGGCCGGGCTGATGCCGCCCCTGGTCGCCCTCGGCGCCTGCCTGCGGCTGCTGGGCCGGGGACGGCTGGCCCAGATCGGTTTCGCCCTGGCAGGCTTCGGGGTGCTCTTCCTGGGGATCGACACCCTGCAGCAGGCCATGGCCGGCCATGGTGCGCTGCTGCAACCCGAGCGCTTCGATGGAGCCAGCGTGACCGGTCGCTTTCAGCTGGTGCTGCTGGGCCTGCTGACCACCGTGATCACCCAGTCGTCGGGGGCGGGGGTGGCCACGGCACTGACGGCGCTCACGGCCGGAGCGATCGATCTGGGCCAGGCCGGAGCGCTGGTGATCGGTATGGACGTGGGCACCACGATCACCGCCCAGATCGCGGCCCTTGGCGCCAGCCTCAGTGCCCGGCGCACGGCCGCCGCTCACCTGATCTTCAACCTGGCCACGGCGGTGATGGCCTTCCTGCTGCTGCCGCTGTATCTGGGCCTGGGCCAGCGCTGGCTGGCGGGGCCGATCGCAGCGGATCCCGAATTCGCACTCACCGCCTTCCACACGGGATTCAACCTTCTGGGAGTAGCCCTGCTGCTGCCCTTCACCCGGTCATTCGCCCACTTGATCCAGGCGCTGCTGCCCTCTCCGGACGGGCGGGCGGCCGATGATCTCGATGAGGCTCCCAGTGCAGACACCGTGCGGGCCCTGGACCTCGCTCAGACCGCTCAGCAACGGGGGCTGCTGCAGCTGATGCGTCATCTGCACCAGGCCCTGGGCGCCGCCGCCGGCAACGGCCAGCGCCGGGCGATGAGCCTCGACGACCTGGAGGCCGACCTGGCCCGGATCGAGCAGTACCTCGATCAGATCCATCTGCGCCATCTGGATGAACCCGAAGCCCAGCGGCTGCTGCACCTTCTGCACAGCCTCGACCATCTGCAGCGCCTGCATGAACGCTGTGAGGAAGAACCGGAGCGGGCCAGCACCGTGCGCCAGAGCAGCTCCCTGCAACGGGAACGCCAGGACCTGCTGACGGCGCTGGAGCAGCTGGAGCCCCTCGTGGAGTCGCAGCAGTGGGGAGAGGTGGCACGGCGGAGTCAGGCCACCGGCCGCAGCCTGCACCGGCGGGTGAAGCCCTTCAGGCAGGAGGTGTTGGCGGAGGTGGCCAGCGGGGGCGTCGAGGTGGAGCTGGCGAGTCAGCGGCTGGAGGCGATCCGCTGGCTGCGGCGGGTGAGCCAGCACCTGGGCCGGATCAGCGGCCATCTCGAAGCCGCGGCCCTGGCCAGGGGCTCCGGTGCTCCCCCATGCCCCACGATGTCGCCCGGATAG